The proteins below come from a single Balaenoptera musculus isolate JJ_BM4_2016_0621 chromosome 1, mBalMus1.pri.v3, whole genome shotgun sequence genomic window:
- the LOC118880182 gene encoding LOW QUALITY PROTEIN: RNA-binding protein with serine-rich domain 1-like (The sequence of the model RefSeq protein was modified relative to this genomic sequence to represent the inferred CDS: inserted 1 base in 1 codon) — protein MDLSGVKKKGLLGVRENNKKSSTGAPSPTKRKDRSDEKSKDRSKDKGATKESSEKDRGRDETPKRRSASSGSSSTRSRSSSTASSGSSTSTGSSSGSSSSSASSRSGSSSTSRSSSSSSSPGSPSPSRRRQDNRWRSGSKSKPPRRDEKERKRRSASPKPTKVHIGRLARNVTKDHIMEIFSTYGKIKMTDVPVERMRLPLSKGYANVESENPDEAEKALRHVDGGRVPLGAGPPCAGATGAAPAPTPHYKQGXQKLCPVTCIPTNSLLSLF, from the exons atggaTTTATCAGGAGTGAAAAAGAAGGGCTTGCTAGGagtcagagaaaataataaaaagtccaGCACTGGGGCTCCTTCTCCTACCAAACGCAAAGACCGCTCTGATGAGAAGTCCAAGGATCGCTCTAAAGATAAGGGGGCCACCAAGGAGTCCAGCGAGAAGGATCGTGGCAGGGATGAAACTCCAAAGAGGCGCAGCGCTTCCAGTGGTAGCAGCAGCACCAGGTCTCGGTCCAGCTCGACCGCCAGCTCGGGCTCGAGCACCAGCACGGGCTCCAGCAGCGGCTCCAGCTCATCTTCAGCATCGAGCCGCTCAGGAAGTTCCAGCACATCCcgcagctccagctccagcagcTCCCCTGGCTCTCCGAGTCCTTCTCGGCGCAGGCAGGACAACAGGTGGCGTTCCGGCTCCAAATCCAAACCACCcagaagagatgaaaaggaaaggaaaaggcgGAGCGCTTCCCCTAAACCCACCAAAGTGCACATTGGAAGGCTCGCCAGGAATGTGACCAAGGATCATATCATGGAGATATTCTCCACCtatgggaaaattaaaatgactgacGTGCCTGTAGAAAGGATGCGCCTGCCTCTGTCTAAAGGCTACGCAAATGTGGAGTCTGAGAATCCAGATGAGGCCGAGAAGGCACTGAGGCACGTGGAC GGAGGTCGCGTTCCCCTCGGCGCAGGTCCCCCGTGCGCCGGCGCCACAGGAGCCGCTCCAGCTCCAACTCCTCACTATAAGCAGG CACAGAAGCTCTGCCCTGTGACTTGTATCCCAACCAACTCACTTTTGTCACTTTTTTAG